In Clostridia bacterium, the sequence AGTCCGAAGCCACAAAATGCGATCTTTTTGAAGCGGTTACCGGCGCAATATTTTTGGACGGCGGACTTGAAGAAGCGAGAGATTTTATTTTTAGGTCTTTAGGCGCCAATATGGCGCAGGCTCTAAAAAACAAAACGGATAACTATGTCGGACTTTTGCTAGAACATACTTTACAGCAAAAAAAAGATATTTTCAAATATTCAGAAATAGTCGAAAATAATAAAAACCTATTTTTGGTTGAAGTCGTAATTAACCAAAAAGTTTTGGCAAGAGCAAAAGCCAAAAGCAAGAATGAAGCTGAAAAACTTTCTGCTAAGATTGCTTGTGAGAAATTGGGCTTGATATAACTGCCAGATAAGATCGGTCTGTTAGGATTTTTATGACAAAATCAGACTAACTGCGTTATTAATACGGTATTATTACGCTGTTTGTTGATTTTTATTACTTTTCAAACAGGCTTATATATGCTAAAATAACTAAAGTAAATTTAAGGGTATAGTGCTTTGTATTTTAAAAAATTAGAAGTATACGGATTCAAATCCTTTGCAGATAAACTGACTATTGAATTTGGGGAAGGTGTAACGGCCATTGTTGGTCCTAACGGATGCGGGAAAAGCAACGTTGCCGACAGTATCAGATGGGCGTTAGGTGAACAATCTCCAAAAAGTTTGCGTGGTTCCAATATGCAGGACGTTATTTTCAATGGAACTGCGAACAGAAAATCTTTGTCCTATTGCGAAGTTTTATTATACTTTGATAACAAAGATAGAATTTTTGATACAGATTTTGAAGAAGTTGTAATTTCAAGAAAATTATATAGAAACGGTGAAAGCGAATACGCCATTAACAAAACTCCTTGCCGTCTAAAAGATATTACGGCTATTTTGCATAATTCCGGTCTAGGGAAAGACAGCTATTCGATAATCGGACAGGGAAGAATAGACGAAATTTTGAGCGCCAAGCCCGAAGACAGGCGAGGCATTTTTGAAGACGCAGCAGGCATTACCAAGTACAAACAAGTTAAAATAGAAAATGAAAGAAAGCTTGCAAGAGTAGAAGAAAAGCTGACTACTCATGTTGCTGTTTTGAATGAGCTTGAAAAAAGTTTGGAGCCGTTAAAAGCTCAAGCTGAAAAAGCAGAA encodes:
- the rnc gene encoding ribonuclease III yields the protein MDISKIQSLIGYEFNDKEILITAFTHSSYSNERKVPSNEMLEFLGDSVLSLVVAEFLYQNAKEGWKEKHLSEKRASIVNKTPLAKAVDELNIIDFLRCGVGETRSNPVKSEATKCDLFEAVTGAIFLDGGLEEARDFIFRSLGANMAQALKNKTDNYVGLLLEHTLQQKKDIFKYSEIVENNKNLFLVEVVINQKVLARAKAKSKNEAEKLSAKIACEKLGLI